The following coding sequences are from one Saprospiraceae bacterium window:
- a CDS encoding type I restriction-modification system subunit M, whose product MTENNQTQLGNTLWKIADELRGAMNADQFRDYMLSFLFLRYLSDNYEASAKKELGKDYPILKDNDKRTPLSIWYAQNKTDVKEFEKQMRRKVHYVIEPTHLWNSIAELAKTQSKELLRTLQDGFKYIENESFESTFQGLFSEINLDSDKLGKNYEERNKKLCNIIQTIAEGIKEFDKGDDADYLGNAYEFLIGKFAAGSGQKAGEFYTPQRISDILSSIVILDSQDPSSGEKKKIEQVLDFACGSGSLLLNVRKKMTDAGGTIGKIFGQEKNITTYNLARMNMLLHGVKDTEFEIHHGDTLLNDWEILNEINPSKKLEFDAIVANPPFSYRWEPTEAMGEDFRFKSYGLAPKSAADFAFLLHGFHFLSKEGTMAIILPHGVLFRSGAEEKIRRKLLEDGNIDTVIGLPANLFFSTGIPVCILILKKCKKFDDVLFINAVDHFEKGKRQNSLLPENIDKIVNTYRNRTEETRYSRRVTMDEIVKNEFNLNISRYVSTTLDEELIDLKEVNKKLIDLDKEISEARETHNKFLKELGLPPI is encoded by the coding sequence ATGACAGAAAATAATCAAACCCAATTAGGCAATACACTTTGGAAAATTGCTGACGAATTGCGTGGAGCCATGAACGCTGACCAGTTCCGTGATTATATGCTTTCGTTTTTGTTTTTACGTTATTTAAGCGACAACTACGAAGCATCAGCCAAAAAGGAATTAGGCAAAGACTATCCTATTCTAAAAGATAATGATAAACGAACACCGCTTTCTATTTGGTATGCGCAGAACAAAACCGATGTAAAGGAATTCGAAAAGCAAATGCGAAGAAAGGTTCACTATGTAATTGAGCCAACGCATTTATGGAACAGCATTGCGGAATTGGCTAAAACACAAAGCAAAGAATTGCTTCGCACTTTGCAAGATGGTTTTAAATACATAGAAAATGAATCCTTTGAAAGCACCTTTCAGGGCTTGTTTTCTGAAATCAATTTAGATTCTGACAAACTTGGAAAGAACTACGAAGAACGAAATAAGAAACTCTGCAATATCATTCAAACCATTGCAGAAGGCATAAAAGAATTCGATAAAGGGGACGATGCTGATTATTTAGGAAATGCCTACGAGTTTTTAATTGGTAAGTTTGCAGCAGGTTCAGGACAAAAAGCTGGCGAGTTTTATACACCGCAAAGAATTTCAGACATACTTTCTTCTATTGTGATACTTGACAGCCAAGACCCAAGTTCAGGCGAAAAGAAAAAGATTGAACAGGTTTTAGACTTTGCCTGTGGTTCGGGTTCGTTATTGCTCAACGTCCGCAAAAAAATGACAGATGCAGGCGGAACAATCGGTAAAATATTCGGACAAGAGAAAAACATCACAACATACAACTTAGCACGAATGAACATGCTTTTGCATGGCGTGAAAGACACAGAATTTGAAATTCATCATGGAGACACTTTACTCAACGATTGGGAAATACTCAATGAAATAAATCCATCTAAGAAATTAGAATTTGATGCGATTGTAGCCAATCCACCATTCAGCTATCGTTGGGAACCAACAGAAGCAATGGGAGAAGATTTTCGTTTCAAAAGTTACGGTCTCGCACCAAAGTCAGCAGCCGACTTTGCTTTTCTGTTACACGGTTTTCACTTTTTAAGTAAAGAGGGAACAATGGCAATCATATTACCTCACGGTGTTTTATTCAGAAGCGGAGCAGAAGAAAAAATCAGAAGAAAACTTTTAGAGGACGGAAATATTGACACCGTTATTGGTCTTCCTGCAAATCTGTTTTTCTCGACAGGTATTCCGGTTTGTATTTTGATTTTAAAGAAGTGCAAAAAATTTGACGATGTGTTATTCATTAATGCCGTTGACCACTTTGAAAAGGGCAAACGACAAAACAGTTTACTACCTGAGAACATTGACAAGATAGTTAACACATACAGAAACAGAACAGAGGAAACTCGTTACTCTCGTAGAGTGACAATGGACGAAATTGTGAAAAACGAATTCAACCTGAATATTTCACGTTATGTAAGCACAACTTTGGACGAAGAACTCATTGACTTGAAAGAGGTAAACAAAAAACTCATTGACCTTGACAAAGAAATATCCGAAGCAAGAGAAACACATAACAAATTTTTAAAAGAGCTGGGACTTCCTCCGATATAA